The following coding sequences lie in one Actinomyces capricornis genomic window:
- a CDS encoding thiol-disulfide oxidoreductase DCC family protein, with amino-acid sequence MAMTGAPEVPSRPVAVFVYDDGCGPCSRFVTFMRSRIDGDRVRFMGGRAYRGPGAELTDRTALLVTDQGVRIEQDAIGGLLRRARWPWCWLGRIIVWRPLRTPARKVYRWVAGARHRLPVSACALDLPEAPSPAPQADQPPSRHG; translated from the coding sequence ATGGCGATGACGGGGGCACCAGAAGTGCCGAGCAGGCCCGTGGCGGTGTTCGTCTACGACGATGGGTGCGGGCCATGCTCACGCTTCGTGACCTTCATGCGGTCTCGTATCGACGGCGATCGGGTGCGCTTCATGGGTGGTCGCGCCTACCGGGGGCCCGGCGCGGAGCTGACCGATCGCACGGCGCTGCTCGTGACCGACCAGGGGGTGAGGATCGAGCAGGACGCCATTGGCGGCCTGCTCAGGCGTGCCCGGTGGCCCTGGTGCTGGCTGGGCCGCATCATCGTGTGGCGGCCGCTGCGCACTCCGGCCCGCAAGGTCTACCGGTGGGTGGCCGGGGCGCGCCATCGCCTGCCCGTGAGCGCCTGCGCCCTCGACCTGCCCGAGGCCCCCTCCCCCGCACCACAGGCGGACCAGCCCCCGAGCAGGCACGGCTAA